In Longimicrobiaceae bacterium, one genomic interval encodes:
- a CDS encoding GDP-mannose 4,6-dehydratase → MSKGTHTLVTGGAGFVGSNLADALLREGQSVIVADNFSRDGVAQNAAWLKAKHGSRVRIERVDVRDAERIAMLVAEASHVYHFAAQVAVTTSLADPALDLQTNVIGTFNVLEAARRMKTPPPVLFTSTNKVYGGMEEVEVELADGMYRYADGRRGITEAAHLDFHSPYGCSKGAADQYVRDYARIYDLPTVVFRMSCIYGTRQFGTEDQGWVAHFARALFGSEPITIYGDGHQVRDILWIDDLVRAMRAAMGRIDAVSGEVFNMGGGAGNAVSVRGVIERLREITGMDTPVLEADWRPGDQKVYVSDTAKAERMLGWRAETPWKAGLQHLVDWLHEADLAAPVGASRGASAPALAKAAP, encoded by the coding sequence ATGAGCAAGGGGACACATACGCTGGTCACGGGCGGCGCCGGTTTCGTGGGGTCCAACCTGGCCGACGCGCTGCTGCGGGAAGGGCAGAGCGTGATCGTGGCCGACAACTTCTCGCGCGACGGGGTGGCGCAGAACGCGGCGTGGCTGAAGGCGAAGCACGGCAGCCGCGTGCGCATAGAGCGGGTGGACGTGCGCGACGCCGAGCGGATCGCGATGCTGGTGGCCGAGGCGAGCCATGTGTACCACTTCGCGGCGCAGGTGGCGGTGACGACGTCGCTCGCCGACCCCGCGCTGGACCTGCAGACCAACGTGATCGGCACTTTCAACGTGCTGGAGGCGGCGCGGAGGATGAAGACGCCGCCGCCGGTGCTCTTCACGTCCACCAACAAGGTCTACGGCGGGATGGAGGAGGTGGAGGTGGAGCTGGCGGACGGGATGTACCGCTACGCCGACGGCCGCCGCGGCATCACCGAGGCGGCGCACCTGGACTTCCACTCGCCCTACGGCTGCTCCAAGGGCGCGGCCGACCAGTACGTGCGCGACTACGCCCGCATCTACGACCTGCCCACGGTCGTCTTCCGCATGAGCTGCATCTACGGTACGCGGCAGTTCGGCACGGAAGACCAGGGGTGGGTGGCGCACTTCGCCCGCGCGCTCTTCGGCTCCGAGCCCATCACCATCTACGGCGACGGGCACCAGGTGCGCGACATCCTGTGGATCGACGACCTCGTCCGCGCGATGCGGGCGGCGATGGGACGGATCGACGCGGTGAGCGGCGAGGTGTTCAACATGGGCGGCGGCGCGGGCAACGCCGTGTCGGTGCGCGGCGTGATCGAGCGGCTGCGCGAGATCACCGGCATGGACACGCCCGTGCTGGAGGCCGACTGGAGGCCGGGCGACCAGAAGGTGTACGTGAGCGACACGGCAAAGGCGGAACGGATGCTGGGCTGGCGGGCCGAGACGCCGTGGAAGGCGGGCCTTCAGCACCTGGTGGACTGGCTGCACGAGGCCGATCTGGCCGCCCCCGTCGGCGCGTCGCGCGGTGCATCCGCGCCGGCGCTGGCGAAGGCGGCACCCTGA
- a CDS encoding NAD-dependent epimerase/dehydratase family protein: MAERRVLVTGGAGFVGSHLVDALVRRGDRVRVFDNLDPQVHGPDRRAPQWLSPHAELVVGDVRDADAVSRALKDVDVVYHLAAAVGVGQSMYRVADYTATNTLGTANLLQALIDREMELERLVVASSMSIYGEGRYVRPDGAPSEATSRTADQLRAHDWELRDPDGTPLVARPTDEGKPLDPTSIYALTKADQEKMVLQIGEAYGIPSVALRFFNIYGPRQALSNPYTGVAAIFSSRLLNGERPLIYEDGEQRRDFVSVHDIVRALLLSVEKQGAVGKALNVGSGSPVTVREVAETLARVMEVEAEPEVTGKYRVGDIRNCFADIGGAREAMGYEPAVAFDEGMTELVGWLREQERPESGIERHAAELAARGLTL; this comes from the coding sequence GTGGCGGAAAGAAGAGTGCTGGTGACCGGCGGCGCCGGCTTCGTCGGGAGCCACCTGGTGGACGCGCTGGTGCGGCGCGGCGACCGGGTGCGCGTCTTCGACAACCTGGACCCCCAGGTGCACGGCCCGGACCGGCGCGCGCCACAGTGGCTGTCGCCGCACGCGGAGCTGGTGGTGGGCGACGTGCGCGACGCCGACGCCGTGAGCCGCGCCCTCAAGGACGTGGACGTGGTCTATCACCTGGCGGCGGCCGTGGGCGTGGGGCAGTCAATGTACCGGGTGGCCGACTACACGGCAACGAACACCCTGGGCACCGCCAACCTGTTGCAGGCGTTGATCGACCGCGAGATGGAGCTGGAGCGGCTGGTGGTCGCCAGCAGCATGTCGATCTACGGCGAGGGCCGCTACGTGCGCCCGGACGGCGCCCCTTCCGAAGCGACGTCGCGCACGGCGGACCAGCTCCGCGCGCACGACTGGGAGCTGCGCGACCCCGACGGCACGCCGCTCGTCGCCAGGCCGACGGACGAGGGGAAGCCGCTGGACCCGACCTCCATCTACGCCCTCACCAAGGCCGACCAGGAGAAGATGGTGCTCCAGATCGGCGAGGCGTACGGCATCCCCAGCGTGGCCCTGCGTTTCTTCAACATCTACGGGCCGCGGCAGGCGCTCTCCAACCCGTACACGGGCGTGGCCGCCATCTTCAGCTCGCGGCTGCTGAACGGCGAGCGCCCGCTCATCTACGAGGACGGCGAGCAGCGGCGCGACTTCGTGTCGGTGCACGACATCGTCCGCGCGCTCCTGCTCTCGGTCGAGAAGCAAGGCGCGGTGGGCAAGGCGCTGAACGTGGGCTCCGGCAGCCCGGTGACGGTGCGCGAGGTGGCGGAGACGCTGGCGAGGGTGATGGAGGTGGAGGCGGAGCCCGAGGTCACGGGCAAGTACCGCGTGGGCGACATCCGCAACTGCTTCGCCGACATAGGCGGGGCGCGCGAAGCCATGGGGTACGAGCCCGCGGTGGCGTTCGACGAGGGGATGACGGAGCTGGTGGGGTGGCTGCGCGAGCAGGAGCGGCCCGAGAGCGGCATCGAGCGTCACGCTGCCGAGCTGGCGGCCCGCGGACTCACGCTGTGA